The following nucleotide sequence is from Vibrio fluvialis.
GACGCGGAAGTGCTGAAAGATTACCTGGAAGCGAACAGCCCGGTTGATGTTAACCGCTTCGCACCAGCAGGCGAGATTGTTTATAAGTAACGAAAACGTTTTGCTATCAGGAAAGCGTTGACTCAACTCGTTGAATCCCTTTAACTAACAGGCGATGTGCTTTGGCGCATCGCCTGTTTTTTATCTCATTGGTACGAATCACTATAGGCCCGGATGGGCTTATCCTGATTGGTATAAAGGACCGATTCACCATGACTCCAGCGATTAATCTTGCGAAGAAAAAGAAAGTTTCTCACACCATTCACCAGTACGAGCACGACCCCAACCACAGCAGTTACGGTTTAGAAGCCGCGCAGGCATTGGGACAGGATCCTAAAACAGTATTCAAAACACTGCTGTTTTGTCTCAATGGTGAGGAGAAGAATCTGGCTGTCGCGGTGATTCCGGTGGAGCAGAAACTGAATTTAAAACTCGCGGCCAAAGCGGCAAAAGCGAAAAAGGCCGATATGGCGAATCCGGACATTGCTCAGAAGACAACGGGTTATGTGGTGGGAGGCATCAGCCCTCTCGGACAAAAGAAAGCGTTGCCGACCTTCATTCACATCAGCGCAGAGGCCCTGCCAACTATGTGTGTCAGCGCGGGTAAACGCGGGCTGGAAATTGAGTTAGCGCCAAAGGATTTGGCCTTATTGACCCGCGCACAGTTTGTCGACCTGTGTCAGGACGCTTAAGCGTGTGACATAAAAAAACGGCCTCAGATGAGGCCGTTCTTGTATTCAGGAAGCGATCAGTTCTGACCTTCTTCCATTTGTGCATTATCAACAATGTGGTTTTCGCCCAAGTCATGTGGCAGAACCAGGTTCAGGATAATCGCGATAATACCGCACAGGCTCACGCCTTGCAGACTGAACTCACCGATACCGAAAGCCATACCGCCGATACCAAACACCAGCGTCACTGCAACAATCACCAGGTTACGTGATTTGTGCAGATCCACGTGGTTTTTGATCAGCGTGTTCAGGCCCACTGTGGCAATAGAACCGAACAGCAGAATCATGATGCCGCCCATAACCGGAACCGGAATGGTTTGCAGCAGCGCGCCCAGTTTACCCACCAGCGCCAGAACAATGGCTGTCACGGCTGCCCAGGTCATGATGGCTGGGTTGAAGGCTTTGGTCAGCATCACAGCGCCAGTGACTTCACTGTAGGTCGTGTTTGGTGGCGCGCCAAGGAAAGTGGCTGCCATCGTTGCCACCCCGTCACCCGCGATAGTGCGGTGCAGACCAGGTTTCTTGATGTAGTCTTTGCCGGTGACGTTAGAGATAGCCAGCATATCGCCTACGTGTTCAACCGCCGGTGCAATCGCAACCGGGATCATGAACAGAATGGCGTTAATGTTAAATTCAGGGAAAGTAAAGTTTGGCAGTGCAAACCACGCGGCTTGTTGAACTGGCGCAAAGCTGACCACACCGAAGTACAGAGACAGTGCGTAACCCGCCGCGATACCACCACAAATTGGCAGCAGTTTGAAGAAACCTTTTGCAAACACGCTGATGACAATCGTCACCAGCAGCGATACGCATGAAATCCACAATGCCGCATCA
It contains:
- the ybaK gene encoding Cys-tRNA(Pro) deacylase, with translation MTPAINLAKKKKVSHTIHQYEHDPNHSSYGLEAAQALGQDPKTVFKTLLFCLNGEEKNLAVAVIPVEQKLNLKLAAKAAKAKKADMANPDIAQKTTGYVVGGISPLGQKKALPTFIHISAEALPTMCVSAGKRGLEIELAPKDLALLTRAQFVDLCQDA
- a CDS encoding uracil-xanthine permease family protein — encoded protein: MKNAIQGAQMLFVAFGALVLVPLLTGLDPNVALFGAGIGTLLFQIITRRSVPIFLASSFAFIAPIMYGIQAWGIAATMGGLMAAGAVYIILGVVIKVRGVEIIHKLLPPVVVGPVIMVIGLGLAPAAVNMALGKTGDGSVQLVNGDAALWISCVSLLVTIVISVFAKGFFKLLPICGGIAAGYALSLYFGVVSFAPVQQAAWFALPNFTFPEFNINAILFMIPVAIAPAVEHVGDMLAISNVTGKDYIKKPGLHRTIAGDGVATMAATFLGAPPNTTYSEVTGAVMLTKAFNPAIMTWAAVTAIVLALVGKLGALLQTIPVPVMGGIMILLFGSIATVGLNTLIKNHVDLHKSRNLVIVAVTLVFGIGGMAFGIGEFSLQGVSLCGIIAIILNLVLPHDLGENHIVDNAQMEEGQN